The Desulfonatronospira thiodismutans ASO3-1 region GGCTACTACTCAGACCTCCTGGTCACCATCCCCCTGATAGATTCAGACGAGTCAGTGAAGGTGTATTTCCTTTTCGAGCATAAGAGTTTTTCTGATCCTGACTTGCCTTTGCAGCTGCTACGCTATATTGTGGAGATATGGACCCATTACCGTAAACAGCACAAGCACGGTAAGCTGCCCTTAATAATTCCTCTGGTCGTCACCCATGCCGAGGGCAGCTGGAAGAAAGCCAAGCTGAGTGACGTAGTGGATATTCCTGGCGAGCCTTTCAAAGCTTACCTGCCTGACTTTGAGTACCTGCTCTTTGATTGTATCCAGGAAGATCTAAATGTTTACGACCTGGAGGTTGAGCTTAAGTCCCTGTTCATGTTATGGAAATTTGCACACAGGCCAAATTTCTTTGAAATAGTCAGGGAAGTTTATAGAATGCTCCGTCAAGCCTACCCGGAGATGGAGCCCAGGGATTTTCTCATAGCACTGGCCCAATACCTATACTTCACGAGGGGTAGTGAAGAATATGAGGTCATCAACGAGATAATCCAGCAAGAATCAAGCGGAGGTATAAACATGGAAACCATAGCAGATATGTTGGAAAAGAAAGGGTATGAGAGAGGATATGATACTGCTTATCAAGAAAAACCGAAATGGGAAAAG contains the following coding sequences:
- a CDS encoding Rpn family recombination-promoting nuclease/putative transposase, encoding MSKIKQAHDKIFKNVFSDRKNALNLLGNFLPANILNRLDLEQMVYEKDTFVQKHLKGYYSDLLVTIPLIDSDESVKVYFLFEHKSFSDPDLPLQLLRYIVEIWTHYRKQHKHGKLPLIIPLVVTHAEGSWKKAKLSDVVDIPGEPFKAYLPDFEYLLFDCIQEDLNVYDLEVELKSLFMLWKFAHRPNFFEIVREVYRMLRQAYPEMEPRDFLIALAQYLYFTRGSEEYEVINEIIQQESSGGINMETIADMLEKKGYERGYDTAYQEKPKWEKQAELKNAQETLIDVATEAYGPLPDMLHEKIKSIKSLENLRALNRKVIRTQSLEEFTELVNRAAQ